The nucleotide sequence TCAATAATATACGACAGTACCGACAGGAAAACAGCCGAAGAGGAATCCAAGAAATATGCGGAGGAGCTGGAGAGGGCCGTTGAAGAGGTCAAGAGCTTCTTCTACATCATCACTCACGATCTCAAGACACCACTGATAAATATCAAGGGCTATTCAAAAAAAATGTACAATGACATCAATAAGATAAAATCCTTGGACTTGTCCTTATTTGAACAAAAAGACAGGGAGAAAGGGGAAGAGATTTTAGAGCTTTTGAATGAAAAGCTGCCAGCGTCCCTCGATATAATCGATACGTCGATATTCCACATGAGTGATATGATAAAGGCTGTCCTTATGCTCTCACGGCTGGGGAGAAAGGAGCTGTATTTTCAAGAGATAGATGTGGGTGATATAATAAAATCCTCCCTTTTAGATCTGGCCCATAAGATCGAGGATTTGGATATAGAGATAAATGTTTTATCCCTCCCTGTAATTACGGCGGACCTGCAATCGATGATGATGATCGTAAAAAATATCCTGACCAATGCGGTGAACTACTTGGACCCGACTCGCAGGGGCGTGATAGAGATAGGGGGAAAAAGGGGTATCGATGAAACCGAGTTTTATATAAAAGACAACGGGTGCGGAATAGCGAAAAAAGATATAGATAAGGCTTTTCAGATTTTTAGGAGACTGGGGGGAGAAAGTGTCCCTGGAGAAGGGATAGGACTTACATACGTGAAGACCCTCGTCGAGCGCCACGGGGGTAAAATCTGGTGCGAATCGGAGCCTGGGGTGGGCTCGACCTTCAGATTTACTATCCCCAATGACTTCGGGAAATAAGCGTCTTGCCCTT is from Candidatus Zymogenus saltonus and encodes:
- a CDS encoding PAS domain S-box protein; amino-acid sequence: MRKDGVELPAILQSSLLNSNSEGNGSILTAAIDITERKESEKALRDSEKLYRQMFMDNDAVMLIVDPESGDIVDANPAALKYYGYRLDELKGIKIKDIYTLTNEEIAEEMERAKTGEKRFFEFRHRLSSGEERFVDVHSGPIDIRGRKMLFSIIYDSTDRKTAEEESKKYAEELERAVEEVKSFFYIITHDLKTPLINIKGYSKKMYNDINKIKSLDLSLFEQKDREKGEEILELLNEKLPASLDIIDTSIFHMSDMIKAVLMLSRLGRKELYFQEIDVGDIIKSSLLDLAHKIEDLDIEINVLSLPVITADLQSMMMIVKNILTNAVNYLDPTRRGVIEIGGKRGIDETEFYIKDNGCGIAKKDIDKAFQIFRRLGGESVPGEGIGLTYVKTLVERHGGKIWCESEPGVGSTFRFTIPNDFGK